TGCTAAGCTTGATTTTTCAAACAATTTTATGACCATTTTGTTAGGGTTTCCATGCTGAAGCCCATACTACAGGTTCCTCTTTCCATGCCAAGTAGATTCCTGATTCATGATCTGCCTGCTGTGGCTGCAATGACCATCCGGTCCGATACCTCTTAAGAAGTGCTTTAACATCATCAACAACATCATCACTGTAACTCACCGGTGAAAACGCTTCCCGGAGCCTCTCAGTCCATTGGGATCCTCTTTCCCTGCATTCACTGTCTCCCTCACCAATTTCATCATCACAAGCCAAAACCCTAACTATGCTTCTTGAACACTCCCTCTCCAGCATCAATCTCTCGTTGCTTGTTGGTGGAAAGCTCTCCTCAAGCATCTCAAAATACAGTGTAGTGAATCGAAGGCACTCTTCAAAACACTTGACAAAATCATTCTTTGAGCTGGTAAAATCAGCCTCCTCTTCCACAACAGTTACAATACGAGGCTGAAAAGATTGAAACATTTGGATTACAGCAGTCCTCTCCTCAACCTGAACTCTTCTCAGGGCTCCTATACAATTTATTGCAATAGCTTCATCATCCTGGATATTTAAGTTCTCTTTAGTGAGTCCTCCCAAGTGACTCAATCCGCTAATTAAGTTGAACTCGAAGGGTACTCCCATCAATCGTGCAAACTTCTCCATTCTTTGAGCTATTTCCTTCATCACCGGCTTCACAATGCTAGCTGTTATGACCACAGTTAGCTTCAAATGAGGGGTTTCATCATTTCTTGTTGCCAAGGCTTCTAGCAAAGTAGGCCATTGAGTGCATAGAGTGTTGCTGATATCGACTATGTGGAGCTTGTTTTCCCCGTCTAAGGCCTCCAGAATTGCTCCATTTGATGCTACATGTCCAAATGTTGTCCAGGGACTAACTTCCTGAAATTTCAATATCAATTTCCTAGCAGCATCAAAAGAGTGGCTCTTTTCTGCCACCGAAGCTAGGGTTTTGTAACACCTTTGGCCTGACTCCGTGGCCTTACAGAAAAGAGCTTGCAAGAAATAAGATGCTAATTTCTGATCACAATCGCCATAAGGAGATGCAAGCTCATTCAGCATCCATAAAAGATGGTGGATCTTGGTAGAATCCTTATCAGAAATCGCGGTGGCACATTCTCTGAGCAGCCTCGATGCCCATTTTCCATCTCCACAAGGCTCACCAGAATCAGATGATATGCTTGTGGATGTATGGCTACTCTGAGGCTGGTTATTAGTGCTTTGCATGTCTAGATAAGGATCATTTTTTTGAGGGTTTTTGTGAAAGAAGGTGGTTATTTCCGGAGGACTGAAAAAACTTATGTCCATGGATTCTGAACCCCTAGAATTATTCTCATGAACTTTTGCAGGCTTAAATCCATGGGACTTTCAGAGAACAAAAAAATTAGATATATGCGAGTACATATACTGATTTCCACTTGTATCATATAATTGATGTCATCGTCATCGTATAATCTTACCCATAGCTTACAtatactaaaaaggaaggtataaTATTTTTCTACGCCAGGCTACAGTTACGTGCTTGATTAACTATTCTCCAAAAAGTTTTCTGTcacaatataaataaataatagaaaacGAAAAGAATCCTTCCTAATTTGTATCGATGTGGTGGTAAATAGAATATCGACtatgaaaatttgtcaaaatgggattaaaaataaaataataaaaaagaatcTGTCAATTTGACACAAAGTTTACCAATGAGTATGTCGTTGGAAAGCTTGGTAAGGCGTGCGCacaacatacatacatacatatatacatatatatgtatatttattcaGAATAAGTTTTGAGTAATAAAGAAATGATGGCCACAATGATTTGCAAAAACTACTTAACTTTTAGTCATCAATAAATCTATCACATTATTATTATGACTGGCTGCATAGCCAAATTAAAGCTTTTGGATATTAAAAAATAAGCAAAGTTTAGTGAAATATGTGGGTGAATGGCTACTATGAAAACTTTAAAAAGATTTTGACAAGAATTAAATCTAACCTTGCCGATAGGAATTCCAAACTTCACCAACCTATATTCATTTTTGGGTATGTAGCAACCTAtattcattttccttcaaaaagaAACATTTTATTACGCTTGTGGCCAAGTACATGCATTAAGTATCTATTTTACTACTTTTAGGTCCTTTGAAATGAATCATTCGTTATAATCTTCAAAGATGTGACCAAAAAGCTAAGCTTTAGttatgtttgcatattttaattTGCATATATGGAAGAGGTAATGTATTTGACAGCCAAGGTTTCATTGATGTTCCGTCGAATGGAATTTGGTGCTTCTAAGAAGCAGTAACATAGAGAAGGACAAATAGATAATGCCTAGACCACTATGTCCACATCTTAAGCACAATTAATAATGCAGAAATgggcaaggaataaaatatttatccGTGGAGATAAAATATAAACAATCGAATCCCCAATAATGAATAACAACATGCCTTGCTTATAAAAATTCTCTTCGTTAACAAAGAACAAAGAGATGATGATAAAAGCAATAAGATCTGAAATAGACAAGTTGGAACTTTTGACTAGGTTTTACCTATTTCAAAGCTTGTCTTTCTTTCACTAAATTATGGTATTTAAGAAATCATTGTCCTATATCCTCTTCAATTTACCTTTTCTACCATTGTTCTTCTGGATTTTCTTGTACTGCAGCTATCTTCTTAAAGCAGAAATTCACAGCTGCTACCAGTAAAACAACTTGAACTACCTATTTTTCAGAAAAATGAGAATATGAAGATTAACTCTGCCATATCACACTTTCAGATATTCCTTGATCGGACGAGTCAGCAAATCTACCATCTGATTATGCGTAGAAATTACAAATTTAGATTCATTTACAGAGAGTGGACTCAAGTACCAAAGTTTTCAGCTAAAGAGGGATGTGACTATCAAGAGGAAATAGTACCTTTAATCCTTTCGTTTTGCCCGAGCTAGCTAAAGATTTGCTTAGATAAGGTCTTTTATGTTGTGGTTGTGCCAGAATCTCATTCTGATAGACTAACTCGACGGGATTTGCCTAATCCACTTTccctaaaaggaaaaaatgaaaagacgTACTAGCTTCATATTTACTATTAAAATTCGACTTTTTAGCAgtatcttttcaacataaaaatGATTTCCATTTTGTTCTCAGGTAGTGTTACTTCAATTCCAATTCATTTCAATTTATCTGAGCATCTAAAAACATCTTTCCTTACTGAAAGTGTAAGTTGATTTAAGTATAGAAAATTGTTGCATGAGGCAGCTTATTGTCCTTATACTTGTCTCCTGCAGGACCTCTAGGAATATCCTAGTCAAATATCTAATTAATAAAGTTAAAAATAGAAATGACCTGTCAGAGAATAGTTCTGCAGGCCAACATGTAACCTTTTAATCCTAGGACTATACTAACAGAATTTCCCAGCTTTATGCAAGTTTGAACAGAGTCTATATCTTGGTATATTTGGCCAAAAGTCTGTATATGGtttatttcttaaaacatgTATTTTCAGAAATCGTACCAATGATGCATGGCTGtccaaaatttaccaaaacaaacaaataaaaaaaattatttgcctgaaagaaatattttattttgaaaaaccaGTCATTCTTTCTAGAAGCTCATAACATGTGGCTTGTTTATCAAAAACTGTAAATCATGTTGCCGTTAATTAATAAAAGCCAAAGGAGCAAAGGaggaatttttttgttttaattattggCCTTTTCTATGTTtcagtatttattttttattcgtGTCTTTTTTTATGTTTTCCTAGTGTAGTTTATGCTTTGGGTTCACAATTTGATATAATTCATTCGAATCTGTGATTACGATTCTTGGTAACTTGTGAAGCAGATGAGCTCCTTCTAATTCTTGTGTGTCTGCATTTATCAAAGGGGTGGAAGTTATTGCTTTCATTTAGCTACTTTATACATCAATTGAAACCAGGGAGAATTATACCTTCACACTCGAAATTCGTTCaccaaaaatgttttttttttctcccttttgtcCATATGGCaggaaaaaattcattgaaatcAAGTAAAATCATATGGTATCATTGTAAGTTTATTCCATGCTGATAAATTGCACAAGCGGACAAACACAAAGGTCTTATTTCTAATTCTAATCATTGGAAGTGCGTCTTTGCCTTGTTTTGCTTTCTTCAATGCTTCATAGAAATGTAGTTTTCTATTACTTGCGGTTCCATCATTGTGGCCCTTGATACAGCAGTATGACTGTTGTCTTCATGTGTTTCCTATAGATCACAATTTAGTGAATATATTGTATAAATTACTTACATAGCAATTCCTGTTTTAGCACCTTCTGCCTTTGGAGTTATAATTTAAGCTGGCCTGCCAATTGAAAACACAAAATTATGAGCCCACACAAAGTTAGTTAAAGGCCTTCCTATATATAGATAAGTATTAAACATGATGTAACCAGCTCTTACCAATTAACAGACAAAGTGAACACATAGACCATCAAATGAACATCAATAGCCAAGAATATTTTTGATGGATTCTTGCatctaaattctaataaatTATTCCACCGTAAtttctcaatcaaacccaagaaGGCCTACTCCCAACTTAATATTCGAAGCTTGGACAAAGATAACTCCTTGAAAATCCAAATTCCGTTCGGTTTGTCCACTTTATTTGTCCTCAATACTCAAAATTATATCCAATCAAACAGAGGAAGAAGTTTTATATTGTTGAAAGATAAACTTCTTTGACTGCACCCTTTGTCTAATCAAACAGCCATTAAACCTAATTGAATGAGTTACTGATATGTTTCTGGAGACAGGAGAAAAAGAGGAAGGCCCCACACtgaaattaactactttttgaTTAATTGCAAATCAAATTGAACTTTACCATGCATGTTTTATTGGCAAAAGCATTTGAATGATGAAGTAAGGGAATATAAATTCCATCATTGCAATCATCTATATGATTGCGCAAATTATGAATAATCGATAGTGGGATTGTTTTAtacataaaaattaaaaaagtagagtttctttttcttttttaattgttaGATCGGAATTTTTATCTTATGTTTTTTTAATTACCAGATTTGGATTTTTAGATTTATCTTGTCAGATCTAAGCTTATCTACCTATAGAAGACATGAATAGATCTTGGAGAAATTTATACGTAATTGTCAGAAGTTTTGGAATTTTATGGTCCCATCTTTTATTCCTTCTTCATATTCGAAGGAAAtttttttctatctattttatttattccgtGCATTATATTAGCTGTCATTAGTGCAGCTTTCAGTAAATGAATAAAGTTATCTTATTTGTTGAAGAAAAGAATTTAAAGTGCTTGGGGCTGGAAATCAAGGAATAGCTACAGTACCTGGCATTCATCGGATACATTTTAAAGGCTTTTGTAAAGGGAACCGTTTCAATTGCTATATTTTGGAGTTTTCATAAAAAAACGTACTACAGCAATATGATGTATTTGAAGCAAAAtggtaattgaaaaatatattcatgaaaagcgcaaaatttttttgaagaaaatccTAAATTTTTTGGCAGTACATTAAAActtttataaagaaaaattagaatataaaaataaaaagaaaaaattactggCATTATAtacatattatttttttaaatagaaGCAAGTTTCATTAACGGATTATTAGAAATCATCTAGCATGATTTGATTTACATTACTACCCTAATAGCAGATTAAATATACACTAGAAATGATAGTTTTGCAAGATATTTATAATTGTACCCTACTAGTACTCATCTTCTGAAAACGTTGCAAAATTAATTCATTGTCAAGTTtattaaatacatttttttcaaCATAAGTAATTGAAGctcttgattttttcttttgaatagtTTGCAAACTACTATCAACTTGATTTTTTACAGGTTTCTTTTTAGAAATTTATCTAAAGCCTGTTATAATAAAAATCATGataatttaattttgtattataaatacaaaatttagcatccacttcaaaaatttttgtttttcaaaactttgaagtttgaaaaattggtttTCCCACTCCACTTAAGAAAGCTCATCTCttgtttttggaaactttggaaGAATTTATTCTTGAAAATACTTTCATAAATAActgaaaataaattcaaaattcttatgACAGTAACAATTatgaatttttaattgtttggAGGTCAATGTATATAGAAAAGAGAAATTGTAAAAATttagttgggtcaaatgagatgcaactttaaaattttttaaactttctaaGTCTGAAAACTAATTTTTCCAAAGTTAAGTGGCGTCAATTGACTCCACTTGCTTTTCACGTGACTCTGCAAGTTGCTTCTTGATCATGGTTTCATCCAAGAACTTTATAGCCATTCCCTGATCAAGAAatagaatttcaaaacaaaaattcatgGAGGAAAGAGATGGCTTGTGTGAATCACTCAGAATGGAAGTAGATGAACCTAAGCATGGAATTCGAATATAACTGAAATGCTAAAATTTGGTGGGATAACTGAGGGTATCAAAATGGACTTAATGTATGACGCTCGCTATTGGCCAACTTTGCCCAGAAGCAAAAATTTGTTTCAAAAACTCTATCAGAAATCCCAAATTGGTGGAGAGCATGGCAACAATAACCAATTAAAAAGTTAGAGAAAAGACCTAACTGGCCCTTGAACTTTAATGATTTTATACTTGTTGCTCTCCAACTATAATTTCTGTCTTTTTGGCCCCCTTAATGAATTACGTCTAAGGACTCCGATTTTtacacaatttcaaatttgggctcaatttttttaatgaatttcaCTAGATAATGCGAAATCTCAGTTCAAAGATGGTAATTCTACCACCATTTTAAAaaaccttcaccaaatctttTGAATTCGTACAAATATGTTCCTTGGAGGAAAGATAGCTCAAAGATATTATGCCATGAAATAGTCCAAATATTCATGATACAACTTTGCACtatttcaattttttgctaTTACTTCAGTGCCCAAaagatgtaaaatttgaaaattttttatattaacCGACTCCTCATCTCGTGGAAATTCTAGATATATGACATTTATGGTCTAATTTGTATTGAACCAAAAATCCTAATTTGAGGTTTTTCCCTTTAATTTTGGAGGAAAAGCATTTTGTTTTAGCTCTTGCACCACGAATGATGCTGTCTTCAATACCATTTACGCCTTCAATTGATAGAATAGCTAAATATACGCTTTTAAGAGTTTAAAGGGAAAAATATACATTTAATAGTTGGAGGGATAAAAATACAAGAACATAAAAATTAGAGAGTCATTTAAGTTTTTCGCccctttcatgttttgttgagattttaaagttttgcTAGAAAAAATGCAGAATTGTTTTCAATTCACAATGATTAAGAATTATCTCATTTACCAAAAAATTGtctaaaagcaaaaaaaaaaaaaaaaaaaatctatatacGCCATTGGGTAGGGTAGAGCCTAGGCTATAAGCACGAAATCCATATCCATCACCACTAAGGCAGAAACACAGAGCCGATACAAACCTTAATGATTTTGGATGAAACAATCCATACCAAATCTATATGATTTTGGATATCTACTGGATATATTTTCCTAATGTAGAATGGCAAATTATCAATTGAAAATTAGACGATAGTAgtaaaaaatatgaaaatttcatggaacataaattcaaaatatttaatACCATCACCATttgaaaataacaaaataaaaaaaaatgtttcatGTAAGAATTTCGAAACTGTgcacatgcatatatatatatatatatatatatatgtatgtatgtatgtatgtatgaatTATGTGTATACACTTGTGCGCGCGCGTGCAACTAATTTTATATCTGAGCCCACATGATACAAACCATATCCTATTTAGACCATAATGCTACGTATTTTCTGTTGCACGATTGAAAGgaaagccaaaagaaaaaagaaagttgaAAAGATTAACAAATAAATGCTGTTGACATGACATCACAAAATTTATAAGAATCTCAATTTGGGGGGGTAGAAAGCATTTTTAGATTTTGATCATAATCTAAATGAATTCAGCGATGTGGGTAATttgtaattaaacaatttaaaaaaaaaagccattCGCATTACTATGAATTATATCAGATATTCATTGCTGTAAATGAAATTAAATAATTCCATCATTTCCATAAACAATGACAAGAAGATGAACCTCTAAAGATCCACATGACATGTTTCATTGCGGGTGGAATAAAAGGTACAACTCGAGAAATGACCTTAGGTGCCTCCTTTGCTAAAAGGTACACAGTTGCGAACTGTGTCCTTTAGAGGCCAATTGAATGACATTACATTACACACAAAGCTACAACAAATTCGGCTGCCATAGTTTCTTATCACCACAAAGAAACTACTTGTGATAGCGTGCAATGTACGTGTGACGCCTAACATAATACATCTGAACTGTATATGctattgtttctttcttttggtatATTGTACTTCGCTATCAAGGACTTATAATGAATCTTACAAAACGCTATCACTACCAACAAAGTGACAGCTAAACTTGAACTTAACATTTTCTTAGTTAAAATGTCCTAATTTTACTGACTAAGCCAACTCTTTTCATGAAAGTGTTTTCCACTTTGATACCTAATGTCCTAATCCATCACTTTGAGTCAAAAATATCAGGTACACTTGGCttcttttgttaattaaagGAATTGAAAGGTTATGAAAGTGTGAAGCTTTATCCAAGAAAAAACACTACAACGGTCGAGCAAATTTGTCAGAAAAAGTATGATGTCTCACACAAGCGGCAGCAAAAAGATTTGCAGTATCACGTTAAGTAACATTAGTCTGCTTGGTTCTAATTACCTCTCCTCACATGACCCTTAAGTTCTCTTAAGGATGTTAATGCGTTATTGTCACTTTCTTAATCACATTCAAGTCCTTAACCCAATTTTTAACTTTTGCACTAAACAAATGTGGTATTCTTGATTTTACGCACTTTAGAGAGATTAGGTTAGGAAAATAATACACGTATATTAGGTAACAAGTACTTGAGCCACACCACTTAACAATTAAATTTATTCAGCTTGCGCTTCAATATACCTTTACGAATCTTTAGAAGAGATTAGTGATATAAACTCTTAAAGCTTCGATGATTATATGACTTATAAGCTATTAACTGTTTGGAGCCATTGATTTTGATGTCGGCATTTGAAAGAATTGAGTCACATAGAACGCCAATTTAGTTTTTACATTAATATATAACACCATTTTTTTAAAGATTAATTTTATAGacactgttagtgtatatactatcaccaTTAAATATATGACACTTGTGCTAaatttgaattcgaaatttaaaatttgattatGTGTCATCCATCCAATCATGATAGTTTATATACTAacattttatataaaatttagggtaaaatacaaaaaatcttCCTGTGGTGAACCTAATATATAgaaaagccccctgtggtttcaaaatatataacacgaTACCccgtactttgaactaaattgtaaaggtgacggaatccgttaaacttaacagaaatgacttattggaacctaaaaaaaaattttatacataatttttaacaaatatacctattctaccccctaaccctcaattctctctatctagaaaataaaacaatgatttttttgagttgTCTTTTACTTAATTATatcagggtattttggtcatttcatccattttcattaagtttaacggattccgtcacctttacaatttaattcaaaataCGGGATGtcgtattgtatattttgaaaccacgaagagtttttctgtgtattagattTACCAcaggggcttttttgttttttaccctaaaatttactctttttttaatTACTGGTCTCTCATTCCTACATGGCATTCACGTACTCAAATTTAGCTACTGTAtgttttaattttgaaaaattggatttgAGAAAAATTCGACATTTATTCAGTTTCCTTGTGCACATTTGAAAAGTGTTTACAAAAGAAATTTTCTACATTAGCGTTTCTTTCTTCACATCCATCGCCTCTATCCTCTCTACCACTCCACCTTCTTCTATACATTTTAGTAGACTCCAGCAACAACTTCGATTCAAAAAGATatgaaagtaaaaataaaaatcttgTTCATACGTTTCATTTCCTCATCTCAATTGGTTGATTGGTCATTTAGGACAACCTAAAATTAGAATGCAATGGATCTTTAATCTCACTTCCATTCCCGCTTTCTATCTTATCTTTTATTATATTGTCATTTCTCCTTTATAAATGACATATTTTAAtactttttgtttctttaagtTCTAACTAGAATTTTGCCCGTGCCTTAGcatggtcttttttttttttatttattgtgaatttatacaaatttaaataatttaaaatacaaAACTTAACAACAATCCTACATGTTGATTTatgttaaatttaaaaaattactatattctaaatattcaattatttactaatttttaaaatttgtttaCATATTTTCACTATAATATGAGTATACATCAAATCATGTACTCCATATCAAGAACTTGgtagatattctttttttttacaaatattcttttagataatttaaatttttataatgaccatAAATCTAAAACTATATATTCATatttaattaagtagaaaaaatctagcaattcatttttcttcatcaataAATATTCAACTTTCAACAATATTGATAAATTTGTAGGTGTAACAGTTAATTGTCTTTTTTACACTAAGTTAACTAAAAATTAATGGAAGAAATGATGAATAATTTGAATATTAATCAACAGTATGATGGTGAAAGGAAGTAATTTGGAATATGAAAGATTTTAATAATTGTGATTAAGGAAGTAATCTAGGATATGTAAGATTTCAAtaattgtgatttgaaaaagattttacTATAGTTTTATATGTAATAATTTAATAGAAAGCAGAatcattaagataagattagttgttttttaaaacaataactttaagataagattagttattttaaaattagagataatttttaaacatataatataatcCAATTAGGATTTAATATGGGTAAAACATAAATGACCCATAACCCATTAATTCTTTTCAATTAGGTATGTCACGTAGGAGTGAGAAACAATTCTGATTAAAATAACTattgtcatatatatatatatatatatatatatatatagagagagataatttttaaacatataatataatcCAATTAGGATTTAATATGGGTAAAACCTAAATGACCCATAACCCATTAATTCTTTTCAATTAGGTATGTCACGTAGGAGTGAGAAACAATTCTGATTAAAATAACTattgtcatatatatatatatatatatatatatatatgtatagatAACCACCAATAGTGTAAGATATAAGTATAACAGgctaaaaaaaaacaatataataaaaacaaGTCTATTGAGTTGTGTATTTTACCCAGTTggtagttattggatcttaaagaaacaaaaaaagaagtaaaatagaatgtttatgaaggagaaatagtaATAAAAAAAGATAGGATAAGCAATGGTATAGGAAGTGAAACCATAGCCCATTAATTCTTTTCAATTGGGTATGTCACGTAGGAGTGAGAAACAATTCTGATTAAAATAACTattgtcatatatatatatacatatatatgtatagataaccaccaatagtgtaatatataaatataacagGCTAaaaaacaatataataaaaacaaGTCTATTGAGTTGTGTATTTTACCCAGTTggtagttattggatcttaaagaaacaaaaaagaattaaaatagaatgtttatgaaggagaaataataataaaaaagataGGATAAGCAATGGTATAGGAAGTGAAATAGaaaatgtgacggccccacctttccctaaggcgtaccaaagggtcgacggaccgcctgcccaactctcgtcaggactgcGGATCAAATCATTCATAGACCTTACCAAACGGTCTAAAGaactttggaaaaatgaaaCATGGGAAAGCGCGAAGGACCGCAACCACGTCAAAATCCgaccaaaattttctttctcgTTCAAGCTTTACACTCGCTCGATTTCCCCAATGGATACAAGAAAGTTCACATAACCATAGAAACGTACAATCTCAAACGAATACGCTTGAAACACTTGATTACacacttatatacatatatacatcagagtCTTCAACAAGTTAACTTGAAATACACGCCATAGTAACCATATgtatacaaaatacaattagggtttcggttacagAGGAGCATGATCAAAAGAATGTTTACACTAGCTCGActctttcttcaaaaatcatagctctcaaaatattaaaccttgtaaggaaaacaaagataacaggaacggggtgagcttacgctcaatgaggtaccacaagtacaagtagtcaagaatcatggcatttcacttttaaggcacatatacacatcatataaggaaatgaacaaacacctcagatagaaaggatacaagtggctctcaagagccaaattcccgttgcagtacttgatcccaactcgttgacactccgtcaacgttcaaggAAACAAACATGACCATAGATCCCACTTGACatcaaattccatccaccgaaCATACCCCTTGCCAGGCCCGAACACCACACACAAAATAGAGATGGTAATATTCGAGCataccggaaatccagagtctccaatacctaAAGATTTCCCAGAAATAGACTACCGTGGctcattatctaatcgaccatacccttgccggctcgattcgagtaactagccacaggatttgagatCAGATGTCACAGAAGGGTCattggatacaagcctccaaatgACGTTagaacagatacagaatagATTCAAATTCACACAGTAAACGATCACActggcaagagaacgagtgtgataaagtacaccctcgtctcactCATAATAAACAGAGTTcatagtcattcaagtc
This region of Coffea arabica cultivar ET-39 chromosome 3c, Coffea Arabica ET-39 HiFi, whole genome shotgun sequence genomic DNA includes:
- the LOC113734952 gene encoding protein SHORT-ROOT-like, translated to MDISFFSPPEITTFFHKNPQKNDPYLDMQSTNNQPQSSHTSTSISSDSGEPCGDGKWASRLLRECATAISDKDSTKIHHLLWMLNELASPYGDCDQKLASYFLQALFCKATESGQRCYKTLASVAEKSHSFDAARKLILKFQEVSPWTTFGHVASNGAILEALDGENKLHIVDISNTLCTQWPTLLEALATRNDETPHLKLTVVITASIVKPVMKEIAQRMEKFARLMGVPFEFNLISGLSHLGGLTKENLNIQDDEAIAINCIGALRRVQVEERTAVIQMFQSFQPRIVTVVEEEADFTSSKNDFVKCFEECLRFTTLYFEMLEESFPPTSNERLMLERECSRSIVRVLACDDEIGEGDSECRERGSQWTERLREAFSPVSYSDDVVDDVKALLKRYRTGWSLQPQQADHESGIYLAWKEEPVVWASAWKP